TTTTGGACATGATGATGCTTCCAAATGTCTCGTCATTCCGGGGCATCGCGCCAGCGATGAACCCGGAATCTCGAGCTGAATAACCTCCGGATTCCGGGTTCGCGCTCTTGCGCGCCCCGGAATGACGGAATGAGGCCGTTCCGCCCTTGTTTCACCGCACTGTTTCGCCCAGCTCAAGTCTGCTAGCAAGACCGAGAATTGACCGGGAAGCTTGGTATGTCGGTACAGGGTAGCATTGTCATCGGTGGCGGCGCGTTTGCGGGCCTTGCACTGGCGCTGGCGCTGCGCCAGGCGCTGGGCTCCGAGATTCCCGTCATCGTCGCCGATCCCGCACTCAGCACACGGCCGAGCCGCGACCCCCGCGCGACCGCGATCGTGGCCGCCTGCCGCCGCCTGTTCGAGGTGATCGGCGCCTGGGACGACGTCCGGGCTGAGGCCCAGCCGATCCTCGACATGGTCGTCACCGACTCCAAGCTGGAGGATGCCACCCGTCCGGTGTTCCTGAACTTCGCCGGCGATGTCGCGCCGGGCGAGCCCTTTGCGCATATGGTCGAGAACCGCCGCCTGATCGATGCGCTGGTGGTGCGGGCCGAGGCCGAGGGCATCGATCTGCGCGCCACCACCGTGGCATCCTATGATGCGCGCGCCGAGGGTATCGACGTGACGCTCGGCGACGGCAGCGTCGTCGCGGCCAGCCTTCTGGTCGCCGCCGACGGCGCGAAGTCGAGGCTGCGCGAACGTGCCGGCATCGCCACCCACGGCTGGGAATACGACCAGTCCGGCATCGTCGTCACCGTCGGCCACGAGCGCGATCACGAGGGCCGCGCCGAAGAGCACTTTTTGCCTGCAGGCCCGTTCGCGATCCTGCCGCTGTCGGGAAAACGGTCGTCATTGGTGTGGACCGAACGCCGCGCTGAGGCCGCGCGCATCATTGCGCTCAGCGACGAGGAGTTCCACGCCGAGCTCGAGCAGCGCTTCGGTCTGCATCTCGGCGAGGTCAAGGCGCTCGACAAGCCGCGCGCATTTCCGCTGTCCTATTTCGTTGCGCGTTCCTTCATCGCCGACCGCATGGCGCTGGTC
The genomic region above belongs to Bradyrhizobium arachidis and contains:
- a CDS encoding ubiquinone biosynthesis hydroxylase: MSVQGSIVIGGGAFAGLALALALRQALGSEIPVIVADPALSTRPSRDPRATAIVAACRRLFEVIGAWDDVRAEAQPILDMVVTDSKLEDATRPVFLNFAGDVAPGEPFAHMVENRRLIDALVVRAEAEGIDLRATTVASYDARAEGIDVTLGDGSVVAASLLVAADGAKSRLRERAGIATHGWEYDQSGIVVTVGHERDHEGRAEEHFLPAGPFAILPLSGKRSSLVWTERRAEAARIIALSDEEFHAELEQRFGLHLGEVKALDKPRAFPLSYFVARSFIADRMALVGDSAHVIHPIAGQGLNMGLKDVAALAEVVVDAARLGMDLGGADVLERYQRWRRFDTMAMGVATNSLNFLFSNQSTLLRTVRDIGLGLVDRAPPLKNLFIRQAAGLTGEVPRLLKGEAL